A stretch of Saccharothrix texasensis DNA encodes these proteins:
- the vanX gene encoding D-Ala-D-Ala dipeptidase VanX, with protein sequence MNDDFVFLDEFVPGLRWDAKYATGDNFTGGPVDGYAANRVVGTRALGAALRSAQEKAATLGFGLLVWDGYRPQRAVDHFLRWTRQPEDGRTKPRHYPAIDRAEMVGKGYVAARSGHTRGSAVDLTLYHLATGELAATGGGHDLMDPVSHHGATGLTPVEADNRRHLRSIMEDCGFRSYDCEWWHYALADEPYPDRYFDFPITST encoded by the coding sequence GTGAACGACGACTTCGTCTTCCTCGACGAGTTCGTGCCCGGACTGCGCTGGGACGCCAAGTACGCCACCGGGGACAACTTCACCGGCGGACCCGTGGACGGCTACGCGGCGAACCGGGTCGTCGGCACGCGGGCGCTGGGCGCGGCCCTGCGGAGCGCGCAGGAGAAGGCCGCCACCCTGGGCTTCGGCCTGCTCGTCTGGGACGGCTACCGCCCGCAACGCGCGGTGGACCACTTCCTGCGCTGGACGCGGCAACCGGAGGACGGTCGGACGAAGCCGCGGCACTACCCGGCCATCGACCGCGCCGAGATGGTCGGGAAGGGGTACGTGGCCGCCAGGTCGGGCCACACCAGGGGCAGCGCGGTCGACCTGACGCTCTACCACCTGGCGACCGGTGAGCTCGCCGCCACGGGTGGCGGCCACGACCTGATGGACCCCGTCTCGCACCACGGCGCGACGGGGCTCACCCCGGTCGAGGCGGACAACCGCCGGCACCTCCGCTCGATCATGGAGGACTGCGGTTTCCGGTCGTACGACTGCGAGTGGTGGCACTACGCGCTGGCGGACGAGCCGTACCCGGACCGCTACTTCGACTTCCCCATCACGTCGACCTGA
- a CDS encoding cytochrome P450: MPVPAAPGRLPVLGHTVSMLRRRQLFTALLRNHGDVVRIDLGTMRTYFVTNPRLVHELLVTKGSSFRKGALFDRFQPIFGNGLATSNGEFHQRQRRMVQPAFHRRRIAHYVDTMARAAADWTAGWRPGQVRVLEEDTQALAVTIVGEALFSTELGRHAVDEVRRSLFTVLKQGMVRALSPSFVEKLPLPGNRAFDEAVARMRAIVLDVVRRWREDGVDRGDLLSVLLTAQDQDTGAGMSDEQVHDEVMTLLVGGVETTALALAWAFHELARHPEVERRVHAEVDEVLGGRTPTFADVGDLVYLKRVANEVLRMYPVWFLMRRTLTPVELGDAALPAGAEVIFSPHALHHDPVSFEDPYRFDPDRWTPERAGRIPKGAFVPFGAGARQCVGNLFAQTEIVVALATVAARWRLVPVPGKPVRVKFTSAAYPSGMLMTAVPRN, from the coding sequence ATGCCCGTCCCGGCAGCCCCGGGCCGTCTTCCCGTGCTCGGCCACACCGTGTCGATGCTGCGCCGCCGACAGCTGTTCACCGCATTATTGCGGAATCACGGCGATGTCGTCCGGATTGACCTGGGAACGATGCGCACCTATTTTGTGACGAACCCTCGATTAGTCCACGAACTACTCGTCACCAAGGGATCGTCATTCAGGAAGGGCGCCTTGTTCGACAGGTTCCAGCCGATCTTCGGCAACGGGCTGGCCACGTCGAACGGCGAGTTCCACCAGCGCCAGCGCCGGATGGTGCAACCCGCCTTCCACCGGCGGCGCATCGCCCACTACGTCGACACCATGGCGCGCGCCGCGGCCGACTGGACGGCCGGCTGGCGCCCCGGACAGGTGCGCGTGCTCGAAGAGGACACCCAGGCGCTGGCCGTCACCATCGTGGGCGAGGCGCTGTTCTCCACCGAACTGGGCAGGCACGCGGTCGACGAGGTGCGCCGGTCGTTGTTCACCGTGCTCAAGCAGGGCATGGTCCGCGCGCTGTCGCCGTCGTTCGTCGAGAAGCTGCCCCTGCCGGGCAACCGCGCGTTCGACGAGGCCGTGGCGCGGATGCGGGCGATCGTGCTCGACGTCGTGCGCAGGTGGCGGGAGGACGGCGTCGACCGGGGCGACCTGCTGTCGGTGCTGCTGACGGCCCAGGACCAGGACACCGGCGCGGGCATGTCCGACGAGCAGGTCCACGACGAGGTCATGACGCTGCTCGTCGGCGGTGTCGAGACCACCGCGCTGGCGCTGGCCTGGGCGTTCCACGAGCTCGCCCGGCACCCGGAGGTCGAGCGGCGCGTGCACGCCGAGGTGGACGAGGTGCTCGGCGGCCGCACACCCACCTTCGCCGACGTCGGCGACCTGGTCTACCTCAAGCGGGTCGCCAACGAGGTGCTGCGGATGTACCCGGTGTGGTTCCTGATGCGGCGCACCCTCACGCCGGTCGAACTGGGCGACGCGGCGCTGCCCGCGGGCGCCGAGGTGATCTTCAGCCCGCACGCCCTGCACCACGACCCGGTGTCGTTCGAGGACCCCTACCGCTTCGACCCGGACCGGTGGACCCCGGAACGCGCCGGGCGGATCCCGAAGGGCGCGTTCGTCCCGTTCGGCGCGGGCGCGCGCCAGTGCGTCGGGAACCTGTTCGCCCAGACCGAGATCGTCGTCGCGCTCGCCACCGTGGCGGCGCGGTGGCGGCTGGTCCCCGTGCCGGGCAAGCCGGTGCGCGTCAAGTTCACCTCCGCCGCGTACCCCAGCGGAATGCTGATGACGGCGGTTCCCCGAAATTGA
- a CDS encoding response regulator transcription factor, whose amino-acid sequence MRVLVVEDEPYLAEAIRDGLRLQAIAADIAGDGDTALEMLGVNSYDIAVLDRDIPGPSGDEVAESIVASGSGMPILMLTAADRLDDKASGFELGADDYLTKPFELRELVLRLRALDRRRAHNRPPVREIAGLRLDPFRREVYRDGRYVALTRKQFAVLEVLVAAEGGVVSAEELLERAWDENADPFTNAVRITVSALRKRLGEPWVIATVPGVGYRIDPAPGDGRGARDRG is encoded by the coding sequence ATGCGCGTGCTGGTCGTCGAGGACGAGCCCTACCTGGCCGAGGCGATCCGGGACGGGCTGCGCCTGCAGGCGATCGCCGCCGACATCGCCGGCGACGGCGACACCGCGCTGGAGATGCTGGGCGTCAACTCCTACGACATCGCCGTGCTCGACCGCGACATCCCCGGACCGTCCGGCGACGAGGTCGCCGAGAGCATCGTCGCGTCCGGCAGCGGCATGCCGATCCTCATGCTCACCGCGGCCGACCGGCTCGACGACAAGGCCTCCGGGTTCGAGCTCGGCGCCGACGACTACCTCACCAAGCCGTTCGAGCTGCGGGAGCTCGTGCTGCGGCTCAGGGCGCTCGACCGCAGGCGCGCGCACAACCGGCCGCCCGTGCGGGAGATCGCGGGACTGCGGCTGGACCCGTTCCGCCGCGAGGTCTACCGCGACGGCCGGTACGTGGCGCTGACCAGGAAGCAGTTCGCCGTGCTCGAAGTCCTCGTCGCCGCCGAAGGGGGTGTCGTCAGCGCCGAGGAGCTGCTGGAGCGGGCGTGGGACGAGAACGCCGACCCCTTCACCAACGCGGTGCGGATCACGGTCTCCGCGCTGCGCAAGCGCCTCGGCGAACCCTGGGTCATCGCCACCGTGCCGGGCGTCGGCTACCGCATCGACCCGGCGCCCGGCGACGGGCGTGGGGCACGGGACCGTGGGTAG
- a CDS encoding sensor histidine kinase codes for MGRQPGLSVRLKLTLSYAGFLMLAGGLLLTVVWVFLLRYVPEVIAPDLPGRWPPGPSVPDRTALERAFVPKAAVVMVVLLVFGLLGGWLLAGSMLAPLTRITHATRLAANGSLSHRIGLEGRHDEFRELADAFDTMLARIEAHDAEQQRFAANASHELRTPLAITQTLLDVARNDPDRDAGELVDRLHFVNTRAIDLTEALLLLSRANQRSFTKEHVDLSLIAEEAAETLLPLAEKRGLTIETSGDLTPTAGSHALLLQMTTNLVHNAIVHNLPEGGTVRVTTGAHPAKAVLTVENTGEKLTPQVVSTFTEPFQRGTQRVRSDHAGVGLGLAIVRSIAQAHGGTLTLAPRAGGGLRITVRLPLAPPPTDR; via the coding sequence GTGGGTAGGCAGCCCGGGTTGAGCGTCCGCCTCAAGCTCACCCTCAGCTACGCCGGGTTCCTCATGCTCGCCGGCGGCCTGCTGCTCACCGTCGTGTGGGTGTTCCTGCTGCGCTACGTGCCCGAGGTCATCGCCCCCGACCTGCCGGGGAGGTGGCCGCCCGGCCCGTCGGTGCCCGACCGCACCGCCCTGGAGCGCGCCTTCGTGCCGAAGGCGGCCGTGGTGATGGTGGTCCTGCTGGTGTTCGGCCTGCTGGGCGGGTGGCTGCTGGCCGGCAGCATGCTCGCGCCCCTGACCCGCATCACCCACGCCACCCGCCTGGCCGCGAACGGCTCGCTCTCCCACCGGATCGGGCTGGAGGGCCGCCACGACGAGTTCCGCGAGCTCGCCGACGCCTTCGACACCATGCTCGCGCGGATCGAGGCGCACGACGCCGAGCAGCAGCGGTTCGCCGCCAACGCGTCGCACGAGCTGCGCACCCCGCTGGCGATCACCCAGACGCTCCTCGACGTCGCCCGCAACGACCCGGACCGCGACGCGGGCGAACTCGTCGACCGCCTCCACTTCGTGAACACCCGGGCGATCGACCTCACCGAGGCGCTGCTCCTGCTCAGCCGCGCCAACCAGCGGTCCTTCACCAAGGAGCACGTCGACCTGTCCCTGATAGCGGAGGAAGCCGCCGAGACGCTCCTGCCCCTCGCGGAGAAGCGGGGCCTCACCATCGAGACCTCCGGCGACCTGACGCCCACCGCCGGCTCGCACGCGCTCCTGCTGCAGATGACGACGAACCTCGTGCACAACGCGATCGTCCACAACCTGCCGGAAGGGGGCACCGTGCGGGTCACGACCGGCGCCCACCCCGCGAAGGCGGTGCTCACGGTCGAGAACACCGGCGAGAAGCTCACGCCGCAGGTGGTCTCGACGTTCACCGAACCGTTCCAGCGCGGCACCCAGCGCGTGCGCAGCGACCACGCGGGCGTCGGGCTCGGCCTGGCGATCGTCCGGAGCATCGCCCAGGCCCACGGCGGAACGCTCACCCTCGCCCCGCGAGCCGGCGGAGGGCTCCGCATCACGGTCCGGCTGCCCCTCGCGCCACCGCCCACCGACCGGTGA
- the vanA gene encoding D-alanine--(R)-lactate ligase translates to MKIGIVFGGRSEEHSVSVKSAREVAKHLDTDKYEPFYVGITRSGAWRLCDGPEPGWENGGSRPVVLSPDRDARGLLVLEEGRYRTIELDVVLPVLHGRLGEDGATQGLLELSGIPYAGCDVQSSALCMDKSLAYLVARAAGIATPDFRVVEKDERVEPDRLSYPVFVKPARSGSSFGVSEVTRPEDLADAVETARQYDSKVVLERAVVGSEVGCAILGDAADPVAGEVDRIALSHGFFRIHQESEPESGSENSTAIVPADIPAEARALVQETAKTVYRALGCRGLARVDMFLTEDGTVVLNEVNTLPGLTSYSRYPRMMAAAGMPLGEVIDRVVSLALAGAAR, encoded by the coding sequence ATGAAGATCGGCATCGTGTTCGGGGGTCGCTCCGAAGAGCACTCCGTCTCCGTCAAATCCGCCCGGGAGGTGGCCAAGCACCTCGACACCGACAAGTACGAGCCGTTCTACGTGGGGATCACCCGGAGCGGCGCCTGGCGGCTCTGCGACGGTCCGGAACCGGGGTGGGAGAACGGCGGTTCCCGCCCGGTCGTGCTGTCGCCGGACCGCGACGCGCGGGGACTGCTGGTGCTGGAGGAGGGGCGGTACCGGACGATCGAACTGGACGTGGTGCTGCCCGTCCTGCACGGCAGGCTCGGCGAGGACGGCGCGACGCAGGGCCTGCTGGAGCTCTCCGGCATCCCCTACGCGGGCTGCGACGTGCAGAGCTCCGCCCTGTGCATGGACAAGTCCCTCGCCTACCTCGTCGCCCGCGCCGCGGGGATCGCCACGCCGGACTTCAGGGTCGTCGAGAAGGACGAGCGGGTCGAACCCGACCGGCTGTCCTACCCGGTGTTCGTGAAGCCGGCCCGTTCGGGATCGTCCTTCGGCGTCAGCGAGGTGACCCGGCCGGAGGACTTGGCGGACGCGGTGGAGACCGCGAGGCAGTACGACTCGAAGGTGGTGCTGGAGCGGGCCGTCGTCGGCAGCGAGGTCGGCTGCGCCATCCTGGGCGACGCGGCGGACCCGGTCGCCGGCGAGGTGGACCGGATCGCGCTCTCGCACGGCTTCTTCCGGATCCACCAGGAGAGCGAGCCGGAGAGCGGCTCCGAGAACTCGACGGCGATCGTCCCGGCCGACATCCCGGCCGAGGCGCGCGCGCTCGTCCAGGAGACCGCGAAGACCGTGTACCGCGCTCTCGGCTGCCGGGGACTGGCTCGGGTGGACATGTTCCTGACGGAGGACGGGACGGTGGTCCTCAACGAGGTCAACACCCTGCCCGGCCTGACCTCGTACAGCCGGTACCCGAGGATGATGGCGGCGGCCGGGATGCCGCTCGGCGAGGTGATCGACCGGGTCGTGTCGCTGGCCCTGGCCGGAGCGGCCCGGTGA
- a CDS encoding alpha/beta hydrolase — protein MGWSRLRRIVAVALVAAGTCLAPGTAGAAPAVCEDVRVPVAVALTAHSVYGRLCVPEGATTLQVLVPGGTYNSAYWDIGYSPENLSYRQAMNRAGIATVAVDRLGSGRSSKPLSVLLGLSTQAKAVHAVIQSLRPRFERVVLVGHSIGSAVATTEAVTYRDVDGVVLTGLSHQINLPGAVPVFTTLIPTTLDPRTVGRGLDLGYLTTIAGSRYSSFHSPGVAERGALDFDEATKDVVTPLETVSTVLISELLPLSRRITVPVMVVMGGRDGNFCGPPLGADCSSSEALRLSEGRFYAPEARLNAYVVPGYGHSLNFSPNAPGYHRAVAEWTDRIG, from the coding sequence GTGGGTTGGTCGCGTTTGCGCCGGATCGTCGCCGTCGCGCTGGTCGCCGCCGGTACCTGCCTCGCACCCGGCACGGCCGGCGCGGCGCCGGCCGTGTGCGAGGACGTGAGGGTGCCGGTGGCGGTCGCGTTGACGGCGCACTCCGTGTACGGCCGGTTGTGCGTGCCGGAGGGCGCCACGACGCTGCAGGTGCTGGTGCCCGGTGGCACGTACAACAGCGCGTACTGGGACATCGGCTACTCCCCGGAGAACCTGTCCTACCGGCAGGCGATGAACCGGGCGGGCATCGCGACCGTCGCCGTCGACCGGCTCGGCAGCGGGCGCAGCTCCAAGCCGTTGAGCGTCCTGCTCGGCCTCTCCACCCAGGCCAAGGCGGTGCACGCGGTGATCCAGTCGCTGCGGCCGCGGTTCGAACGGGTCGTGCTGGTCGGCCACTCGATCGGCTCGGCGGTGGCCACGACCGAGGCGGTCACGTACCGCGACGTGGACGGCGTGGTGCTCACCGGCCTCAGCCACCAGATCAACCTGCCGGGCGCGGTGCCGGTGTTCACCACCCTGATCCCGACCACGCTCGACCCCCGGACGGTCGGGCGCGGCCTCGACCTCGGCTACCTGACCACGATCGCCGGTTCCCGGTACTCGTCGTTCCACTCCCCCGGCGTGGCGGAGCGGGGCGCGCTCGACTTCGACGAGGCCACCAAGGACGTCGTCACACCGCTGGAAACCGTGAGCACGGTGCTGATCAGCGAACTGCTCCCGCTGTCACGCCGCATCACCGTGCCGGTCATGGTCGTCATGGGCGGTCGCGACGGGAACTTCTGCGGCCCGCCGCTCGGCGCGGACTGCTCGTCCAGCGAGGCGCTGCGCCTGTCGGAGGGGCGGTTCTACGCGCCCGAAGCCCGGCTGAACGCCTATGTCGTCCCCGGTTACGGGCATTCGCTCAACTTCTCGCCGAACGCGCCGGGCTACCACCGGGCGGTCGCCGAGTGGACCGACCGGATCGGCTGA
- a CDS encoding M15 family metallopeptidase: MRLSEPTRTRRPDPSAGRREQGAVPHPVTVFDDETPAVANLRPELLGALRRAATAAAADGVEVLVNGGWRSPEYQERLFREAVAKYGSAGEAARWVASPGTSAHVSGDAVDLGPPAARAWLSEHGAEHGLCQVYRNEPWHYELRPEAVVDGCPPMYADPTHDPRMRP; the protein is encoded by the coding sequence ATGCGCCTGAGCGAACCGACCCGAACCCGGAGGCCGGACCCCTCGGCCGGCCGGCGCGAGCAGGGCGCCGTCCCGCACCCCGTGACGGTCTTCGACGACGAGACCCCGGCCGTGGCCAACCTCCGGCCAGAGCTGCTCGGGGCCCTGCGCCGCGCCGCGACGGCCGCCGCGGCCGACGGGGTCGAGGTCCTCGTCAACGGCGGTTGGCGGTCCCCCGAGTACCAGGAGCGGCTGTTCCGGGAGGCGGTCGCGAAGTACGGCTCGGCAGGGGAAGCCGCCCGCTGGGTGGCGAGCCCCGGCACGTCGGCCCACGTGTCGGGGGACGCGGTCGACCTCGGGCCGCCCGCCGCCAGGGCGTGGCTGTCCGAGCACGGCGCCGAGCACGGCCTGTGCCAGGTCTACCGCAACGAGCCGTGGCACTACGAACTGCGTCCGGAGGCCGTCGTCGACGGCTGCCCGCCCATGTACGCCGACCCCACGCACGACCCGAGGATGCGGCCGTGA
- a CDS encoding putative bifunctional diguanylate cyclase/phosphodiesterase, with translation MPEPSPTPPDGARARDLLAGKWTYLLSGVAATALTTEELGRELRNRLDALCSVLAVDPFDAAAVERIGEEVVATGYVGEDGLRRTVEVLGKGLASLPEFQPVDAHADRLALAIGALATGFLTANRRAVFEQQERMQLSLLKAVRDAKWNLKESEARFDEVVTSSASGVLIADPAGLLVRANAAIGEILGRTVAELTGTSLFDLVHPDTVGMLREGMRAVVEGAQDRVRQSQRLLRQDGDVARISLTASLVGDAGDASSHFVVVVEDGTELVLLQNELNRQALHDVLTGLPNRQFFSTHLESAVRRADPAHGLTLMHLDLDALGMVCDSLGRRAGERLLVHVAQRLKSLVAREKAMVARLDGDEFGILVENTATTPDIATIATAVNRELAEPLYVDGHGLALSTSIGVARGGRDDDPAELLRAADQALRRARTRRRGQWEVFDPERDVAERSTHALAVGMPGAWERGEIAVHYRPVTRLADGGVAGVEAVLRWERPGGPLGHEECLGLAERTGLVLPLGEWLLGGAAGQVHWWRRRNGFASPLTVALTAHQACDADLVPRVVRVLDTAGLPADRLVVGIPARVARVAEAVDNLSVLAEMGVRTALEDFALGPDDFTAARDLGVRVIRVAKRFTDLGDTANAGYANALTAALRDTGAVVAVCGVTTADQAAWWREAGAELATGPLFGPDDSAAAFQATLAPRSSP, from the coding sequence GTGCCCGAGCCCTCTCCGACGCCACCGGACGGCGCCCGCGCGCGGGACCTCCTCGCGGGCAAGTGGACCTACCTCCTGAGCGGTGTCGCGGCGACCGCCCTGACCACCGAGGAGCTGGGGCGCGAACTGCGCAACCGGCTCGACGCGCTGTGCTCGGTCCTGGCCGTCGACCCGTTCGACGCGGCGGCGGTCGAGCGGATCGGCGAGGAGGTCGTCGCGACCGGGTACGTCGGCGAGGACGGACTGCGCCGCACCGTCGAGGTCCTCGGCAAGGGGCTCGCGTCGCTGCCCGAGTTCCAGCCGGTCGACGCCCACGCGGACCGGCTGGCGCTCGCGATCGGCGCGCTGGCCACCGGTTTCCTCACCGCGAACCGGCGCGCCGTGTTCGAGCAGCAGGAACGCATGCAGCTGTCGCTGCTCAAGGCCGTGCGCGACGCCAAGTGGAACCTGAAGGAGAGCGAAGCCAGGTTCGACGAGGTCGTCACGTCGTCGGCGAGCGGCGTCCTGATCGCCGACCCGGCCGGCCTGCTCGTGCGCGCCAACGCCGCCATCGGCGAGATCCTCGGCCGCACGGTCGCGGAGCTGACCGGGACGAGCCTGTTCGACCTCGTGCACCCCGACACGGTCGGGATGCTGCGCGAGGGGATGCGCGCCGTGGTCGAGGGCGCGCAGGACCGGGTCCGGCAGTCGCAGCGGCTGCTGCGCCAGGACGGCGACGTCGCCCGGATCTCGCTGACCGCGTCGCTGGTGGGTGACGCCGGCGACGCGTCGAGCCACTTCGTCGTGGTCGTCGAGGACGGCACCGAGCTGGTGCTGCTGCAGAACGAGCTGAACCGGCAGGCGCTGCACGACGTGCTCACCGGCCTGCCGAACCGCCAGTTCTTCAGCACCCACCTGGAGAGCGCGGTGCGGCGGGCCGACCCCGCGCACGGCCTGACGCTGATGCACCTGGACCTCGACGCGTTGGGCATGGTGTGCGACAGCCTCGGCCGCCGCGCCGGGGAACGGCTGCTGGTGCACGTCGCGCAGCGGTTGAAGTCGTTGGTGGCGCGGGAGAAGGCGATGGTCGCCCGGCTCGACGGCGACGAGTTCGGCATCCTCGTGGAGAACACGGCGACGACGCCGGACATCGCCACCATCGCCACCGCCGTCAACCGGGAGCTGGCCGAACCCCTGTACGTCGACGGGCACGGCCTGGCGCTCTCCACCTCGATCGGCGTCGCGCGAGGCGGTCGCGACGACGACCCGGCCGAGCTGCTGCGCGCGGCCGACCAGGCCTTGCGGCGGGCCAGGACGCGGCGGCGCGGGCAGTGGGAGGTGTTCGACCCGGAGCGGGACGTCGCGGAGCGGTCGACGCACGCGCTGGCCGTCGGCATGCCGGGCGCGTGGGAGAGGGGCGAGATCGCCGTCCACTACCGGCCCGTGACGCGGCTGGCGGACGGCGGCGTGGCGGGGGTGGAGGCGGTGCTGCGCTGGGAGCGGCCGGGAGGACCGCTCGGGCACGAGGAGTGCCTCGGGCTCGCCGAGCGGACGGGTCTCGTCCTGCCGCTGGGGGAGTGGCTGCTCGGCGGCGCGGCCGGTCAGGTCCACTGGTGGCGCCGGCGCAACGGCTTCGCCTCGCCGTTGACCGTGGCGCTGACCGCGCACCAGGCGTGCGACGCCGACCTCGTGCCGCGGGTGGTGCGGGTGCTGGACACCGCCGGGCTGCCGGCGGACCGGTTGGTGGTCGGCATCCCGGCGCGGGTGGCGAGGGTGGCCGAGGCGGTGGACAACCTCTCCGTGCTGGCCGAGATGGGCGTGCGCACGGCGCTGGAGGACTTCGCCCTGGGGCCGGACGACTTCACCGCCGCGCGGGACCTCGGTGTGCGGGTCATCCGGGTGGCCAAGCGCTTCACCGATCTCGGGGACACGGCGAACGCAGGCTATGCGAACGCCCTGACCGCGGCTCTGCGCGACACGGGCGCGGTCGTCGCGGTCTGCGGTGTCACCACCGCGGACCAGGCCGCCTGGTGGCGGGAGGCCGGCGCGGAGCTGGCCACCGGTCCGCTCTTCGGTCCCGACGACTCCGCCGCCGCCTTCCAGGCGACGCTCGCGCCGAGGTCGTCGCCGTAG
- a CDS encoding SAM-dependent methyltransferase, whose protein sequence is MVQREWIPQSVDVSVPSMARTYDYLLGGAHNFAVDRELAAQVERIMPDARSAARVNRAFLGRAVRHMIGQGITQFLDIGSGIPTVANVHEVAQAADPTCRVVYVDKDPIAVAHSELMLADNDHAAVVHADMRDPGAILDHPETRRLLDFDRPVGLLVLMMLHWVPDEADPWGLMSTYRDALAPGSHLAITHVTADNQDESLTDVTDLIKDSRSADQLNERSHEQVLALFGDFEVVEPGLVGCSAWRPAGPGDMSQTPGMNMVIYGGVARKR, encoded by the coding sequence GTGGTGCAACGGGAGTGGATTCCCCAGAGCGTCGACGTTTCGGTGCCGAGCATGGCCCGCACGTACGATTACCTGCTGGGCGGCGCCCACAATTTCGCGGTCGACCGGGAACTCGCGGCGCAGGTCGAGCGGATCATGCCCGACGCCAGGTCCGCGGCCCGGGTGAACCGCGCCTTCCTCGGCCGGGCCGTCCGGCACATGATCGGGCAGGGCATCACCCAGTTCCTCGACATCGGCTCCGGCATCCCCACCGTCGCCAACGTGCACGAGGTTGCCCAGGCCGCGGACCCGACGTGCCGGGTCGTGTACGTCGACAAGGACCCGATCGCGGTGGCGCACAGCGAGCTGATGCTGGCGGACAACGACCACGCGGCCGTCGTGCACGCCGACATGCGCGACCCCGGGGCGATCCTCGACCACCCCGAGACCCGGCGGCTGCTCGACTTCGACCGGCCCGTCGGCCTGCTCGTGCTGATGATGCTGCACTGGGTGCCGGACGAGGCCGACCCGTGGGGGCTGATGTCGACCTACCGCGACGCGCTGGCGCCCGGCAGCCACCTGGCGATCACCCACGTCACCGCCGACAACCAGGACGAGAGCCTGACCGACGTGACGGACCTGATCAAGGACAGCCGCAGCGCCGACCAGCTCAATGAGCGCTCGCACGAGCAGGTGCTGGCGCTGTTCGGCGACTTCGAGGTGGTCGAGCCGGGCCTGGTCGGGTGCTCGGCGTGGCGGCCCGCCGGCCCCGGCGACATGTCCCAGACCCCGGGGATGAACATGGTCATCTACGGCGGAGTCGCCCGAAAACGATGA